One Arcobacter arenosus DNA window includes the following coding sequences:
- the ilvC gene encoding ketol-acid reductoisomerase has product MALNVYYDKDCNIELIKSKKVAMIGFGSQGHAHAENLRDSGVEVIVGLRKGGSSWAKAEAKGFVVKTVAEATAEADVIAILLPDENQADIWNNDIKDNLKDGAYVSFGHGFNIHYGRIAPAANINVMMVAPKAPGHTVRSEFTKGGGIPDLIAIHQDATGDTKDVALAYASAIGGGRTGIIETTFKDETETDLFGEQAVLCGGATALVQAGFETLTEAGYDPMMAYFECLHELKLIVDLMYEGGIADMRYSISNTAEYGDYIAGKKVINAESKAAMKELLKDIQEGRFAKDFILEGQAGYPRMNAERKISRASLLEQTGAQLRSMMPWIASNKIVDQDKN; this is encoded by the coding sequence ATGGCATTAAACGTTTACTACGATAAAGATTGTAATATCGAGTTAATCAAATCTAAAAAAGTTGCAATGATTGGATTTGGTTCTCAGGGACACGCACACGCAGAAAACTTAAGAGACTCTGGTGTTGAAGTAATAGTGGGATTAAGAAAAGGTGGTTCATCTTGGGCTAAAGCTGAAGCAAAAGGTTTTGTTGTTAAAACTGTTGCTGAAGCAACTGCAGAAGCTGATGTAATCGCAATTTTATTACCAGATGAAAATCAAGCTGATATCTGGAATAACGACATTAAAGATAACTTAAAAGATGGTGCTTATGTATCATTTGGACATGGTTTCAACATTCACTATGGAAGAATTGCACCAGCAGCTAATATCAACGTAATGATGGTTGCACCAAAAGCTCCAGGTCACACTGTAAGATCTGAGTTTACAAAAGGTGGAGGAATTCCTGACTTAATCGCAATTCACCAAGATGCAACTGGAGATACTAAAGATGTTGCTTTAGCATATGCTTCTGCAATTGGTGGTGGTAGAACTGGTATTATCGAAACTACTTTCAAAGACGAAACAGAAACTGACCTTTTCGGTGAGCAAGCTGTATTATGTGGTGGAGCTACTGCATTAGTTCAAGCTGGTTTTGAAACTTTAACTGAAGCTGGATATGATCCAATGATGGCATACTTTGAGTGTTTACACGAATTAAAATTAATCGTTGATTTAATGTATGAAGGTGGTATTGCTGATATGAGATATTCTATTTCTAATACTGCTGAATATGGTGATTATATTGCTGGTAAAAAAGTTATCAATGCTGAATCAAAAGCAGCTATGAAAGAATTATTAAAAGATATTCAAGAAGGTAGATTCGCTAAAGACTTCATCTTAGAAGGTCAAGCTGGATACCCAAGAATGAATGCTGAAAGAAAAATTTCAAGAGCTTCTTTACTTGAGCAAACTGGAGCACAGTTAAGATCAATGATGCCTTGGATTGCATCTAACAAAATCGTAGATCAAGACAAAAACTAA